The genomic segment TAGTTGGTGGGGTAAAGGCTCACCAAGCCGACGATCTGTAGCTGGTCTGAGAGGACGACCAGCCACACTGGGACTGAGACACGGCCCAGACTCCTACGGGAGGCAGCAGTGGGGAATTTTGGACAATGGGCGCAAGCCTGATCCAGCCATTCCGCGTGCAGGATGAAGGCCCTCGGGTTGTAAACTGCTTTTGTACGGAACGAAACGCGCCGGGCTAATACCTCGGCGTAATGACGGTACCGTAAGAATAAGCACCGGCTAACTACGTGCCAGCAGCCGCGGTAATACGTAGGGTGCAAGCGTTAATCGGAATTACTGGGCGTAAAGCGTGCGCAGGCGGTAATGTAAGACAGATGTGAAATCCCCGGGCTCAACCTGGGAACTGCATTTGTGACTGCATTGCTGGAGTGCGGCAGAGGGGGATGGAATTCCGCGTGTAGCAGTGAAATGCGTAGATATGCGGAGGAACACCGATGGCGAAGGCAATCCCCTGGGCCTGCACTGACGCTCATGCACGAAAGCGTGGGGAGCAAACAGGATTAGATACCCTGGTAGTCCACGCCCTAAACGATGTCAACTGGTTGTTGGTCCTTCACTGGATCAGTAACGAAGCTAACGCGTGAAGTTGACCGCCTGGGGAGTACGGCCGCAAGGTTGAAACTCAAAGGAATTGACGGGGACCCGCACAAGCGGTGGATGATGTGGTTTAATTCGATGCAACGCGAAAAACCTTACCCACCTTTGACATGTCTGGAATCCCGCAGAGACGTGGGAGTGCTCGAAAGAGAACCAGAACACAGGTGCTGCATGGCTGTCGTCAGCTCGTGTCGTGAGATGTTGGGTTAAGTCCCGCAACGAGCGCAACCCTTGTCATTAGTTGCTACGAAAGGGCACTCTAATGAGACTGCCGGTGACAAACCGGAGGAAGGTGGGGATGACGTCAAGTCCTCATGGCCCTTATAGGTGGGGCTACACACGTCATACAATGGCTGGTACAGAGGGTTGCCAACCCGCGAGGGGGAGCTAATCCCACAAAACCAGTCGTAGTCCGGATCGCAGTCTGCAACTCGACTGCGTGAAGTCGGAATCGCTAGTAATCGCGGATCAGAATGTCGCGGTGAATACGTTCCCGGGTCTTGTACACACCGCCCGTCACACCATGGGAGCGGGTTCTGCCAGAAGTAGTTAGCCTAACCGCAAGGAGGGCGATTACCACGGCAGGGTTCGTGACTGGGGTGAAGTCGTAACAAGGTAGCCGTATCGGAAGGTGCGGCTGGATCACCTCCTTTCTGGAAAACCGCAATCCAAATCAAACGTCCACACTTATCGGTTGTTGGAAGATGTCGCCAGCGACGTAGGCTCGCAGCGACCGGCTTGGGTCTGTAGCTCAGTTGGTTAGAGCACCGTCTTGATAAGGCGGGGGTCGTTGGTTCGAGACCAACCAGACCCACCATCCCATTCAATCGGGGGATTAGCTCAGCTGGGAGAGCACCTGCTTTGCAAGCAGGGGGTCGTCGGTTCGATCCCGTCATCCTCCACCAATTACCTTTCCACTCAACACCAAAGCTGCTTCGCGAGAGGCCGCTTTGTTGTTGACGCCAGGATTGCCTGGCTCAATCGGCTGTTCTTTAACAATTCATAGAGTCGAATCAGCGTTGTTCGCGGAAACCGCTTCATGGCGGACCGTGCCGCGGACAACATTTTTGATTGCGTCAACCAAAATTCATCTTCGAAGCAATTCGAATGTGAACGGCATAACGCGTCAGGTGAAAGACCTGACCATTCCTTGATTGACTTTGCTTCTCGTGAGAGGCGTCAAAGTTATAGGGTCAAGTGAATAAGAGCATGTGGTGGATGCCTTGGCGATGATAGGCGACGAAGGACGTGATAGCCTGCGATAAGCTTCGGGGAGCCGGCAAATAGGCGCTATATCCGAAGATTTCCGAATGGGGAAACCCACCCTTAGGGGTATCGCACGATGAATACATAGTCGTGTGAGGCGAACCGGGTGAACTGAAACATCTCAGTAGCTCGAGGAAAAGACATCAACCGAGATTCCGAAAGTAGTGGCGAGCGAAATCGGAAGAGCCTGCTAGTGATAGCACAAGACTTAGCGGAACGGCTTGGAAAGGCCGGCCACAGCGGGTGATAGCCCCGTACGCGAAAAGACCTGTGTGGTACTGAGCTAGCGAAAAGTAGGGCGGGACACGTGAAATCCTGTCTGAATATGGGGGGACCATCCTCCAAGGCTAAATACTCATCATCGACCGATAGTGAACTAGTACCGTGAGGGAAAGGCGAAAAGAACCCCGGGAGGGGAGTGAAATAGATCCTGAAACCGCATGCTTACAAAAAGTCGGAGCCCGAAAGGGTGACGGCGTACCTTTTGTATAATGGGTCAGCGACTTACATTCAGTGGCAAGGTTAACCGAATAGGGTAGCCGCAGGGAAACCGAGTCCGAACAGGGCGTCCAGTCGCTGGGTGTAGACCCGAAACCAAGTGATCTATCCATGGCCAGGATGAAGGTGCCGTAACAGGTACTGGAGGTCCGAACCGACTAGTGTTGCAAAACTAGCGGATGAGCTGTGGATAGGGGTGAAAGGCTAAACAAACTTGGAAATAGCTGGTTCTCTCCGAAAACTATTTAGGTAGTGCCTCAAGTATTGCCTTCGGGGGTAGAGCACTGTTTTGGCTAGGGGGTCATGGCGACTTACCAAACCAAGGCAAACTCCGAATACCGAAGAGTAGAGCTTGGGAGACAGAGCACCGGGTGCTAACGTCCGGACTCAAGAGGGAAACAACCCAGACCGCCAGCTAAGGTCCCTAAAATTGGCTAAGTGGGAAACGAAGTGGGAAGGCTAAAACAGTCAGGATGTTGGCTTAGAAGCAGCCATCATTTAAAGAAAGCGTAATAGCTCACTGATCGAGTCGTCCTGCGCGGAAGATGTAACGGGGCTAAGCCAGTTACCGAAGCTGCGGATGTGCGCGCAAGCGTACGTGGTAGGAGAGCGTTCTGTAAGCCTGTGAAGGTGGCTCGTGAGGGCTGCTGGAGGTATCAGAAGTGCGAATGCTGACATGAGTAGCGTTAAAGCGGGTGAAAAGCCCGCTCGCCGTAAGCGCAAGGTTTTCTACGCAACGTTCATCGGCGTAGAGTGAGTCGGCCCCTAAGGCGAGGCAGAGATGCGTAGCTGATGGGAAACAGGTCAATATTCCTGTACCGATGTGCAGTGCGATGTGGGGACGGAGAAGGTTAACTCAGCCGGGTGTTGGATGTCCCGGTTCAAGCCTGTAGTCGTGCCTGGTAGGTAAATCCGCCGGGCTTAGATGAGGGGTGACAACGAGGCGGCTTGCCGCCGAAGTGAGTAATACCCTGCTTCCAGGAAAAGCCACTAAGCTTCAGCTGCACACGACCGTACCGCAAACCGACACTGGTGCGCGAGATGAGTATTCTAAGGCGCTTGAGAGAACTCGGGAGAAGGAACTCGGCAAATTGACACCGTAACTTCGGAAGAAGGTGTGCCCTTAGTAGGTGAAGTCCCTCGCGGATAGAGCCCAATGGGGTTGCAAAAAATCGGTGGCTGCGACTGTTTAATAAAAACACAGCACTCTGCAAACACGAAAGTGGACGTATAGGGTGTGACGCCTGCCCGGTGCTGGAAGATTAAGTGATGGGGTGCAAGCTCTTGATCGAAGTCCCAGTAAACGGCGGCCGTAACTATAACGGTCCTAAGGTAGCGAAATTCCTTGTCGGGTAAGTTCCGACCTGCACGAATGGCGTAACGATGGCCACACTGTCTCCTCCCGAGACTCAGCGAAGTTGAAATGTTTGTGATGATGCAATCTCCCCGCGGAAAGACGGAAAGACCCCATGAACCTTTACTGTAGCTTTGTATTGGACTTTGAACGGATCTGTGTAGGATAGGTGGGAGGCTTTGAAGCCCGGTCGCTAGATCGGGTGGAGCCAACGTTGAAATACCACCCTGGTGCGTTTGAGGTTCTAACCTAGGCCCGTAATCCGGGTCGGGGACAGTGCATGGTAGGCAGTTTGACTGGGGCGGTCTCCTCCCAAAGCGTAACGGAGGAGTTCGAAGGTACGCTAGTTACGGTCGGACATCGTGACGATAGTGCAATGGCATAAGCGTGCTTAACTGCGAGACTGACAAGTCGAGCAGATGCGAAAGCAGGACATAGTGATCCGGTGGTTCTGTATGGAAGGGCCATCGCTCAACGGATAAAAGGTACTCTGGGGATAACAGGCTGATACCGCCCAAGAGTTCATATCGACGGCGGTGTTTGGCACCTCGATGTCGGCTCATCTCATCCTGGGGCTGTAGCCGGTCCCAAGGGTATGGCTGTTCGCCATTTAAAGAGGTACGTGAGCTGGGTTTAAAACGTCGTGAGACAGTTTGGTCCCTATCTTCCGTGGGCGCTGCAGATTTGAGGAAGCCTGCTCCTAGTACGAGAGGACCGGAGTGGACGCACCTCTGGTGTATCGGTTGTCACGCCAGTGGCATTGCCGAGTAGCTATGTGCGGAAGAGATAACCGCTGAAAGCATCTAAGCGGGAAACTTGTTCCAAGATGAGATCTGCCGGGGCCTTGAGCCCCCTAAAGAGTCGTTCAAGACCAGGACGTTGATAGGTCGGGTGTGGAAGCGTAGCAATGCGTTAAGCTAACCGATACTAATTGCTCGTGCGGCTTGACCCTATAACTTTGATCTGTTGATCAAAGAGTTATGCCGGTCGGCGCAATCAAACAAAAGCTGATTTGCTCTATGAATTGGTCGTCTTGCACGCAATGCAAGACGGCAAAAAGTTATGCCTGATGACCATAGCGAGGTGGTCCCACTCCTTCCCATCCCGAACAGGACAGTGAAACGCCTCTGCGCCGATGATAGTGCGGATTCCCGTGTGAAAGTAGGACATCGTCAGGCTCTTACAGCGGCAAAAGGCCCAGCAGAAATGCTGGGCCTTTTGCTTTGGTGCGCAGAAACAAGCGGCCTGTTCGCGTTCCTCTATTTCGCGTTCCGCAACTCACGCCTGAGGATCTTGCCGACGTTCGTCTTTGGCAAGTCGTCGCGGAATTCGATGTATTTAGGCACTTTGTAGCCGGTCAGATTTTGCCGGCAGTACTTGGCCACATCTTCCTCGGTCAAGATCGGGTCGTTCTTCACCACGAAGACTTTGATCGCCTCGCCCTGCTTTTCATCGGCCACGCCGATGACCGCGCATTCCACGACGCCGGGGCACATCGAGATGACGTTCTCCAGTTCGTTGGGAAATACGTTGAAGCCGCTGACCAGGATCATGTCTTTCTTGCGGTCAATGATCCTGGTGTAGCCGCGGTCGTCCATGAGCCCGATGTCGCCGGTACGCATGAACCCGTCTGCAGTGAACGCCTTCTCCGTCTCTTCGGGCTGCTGGTAGTAGCCGCGCATGACATTCGGCCCTTTGATGCAGATCTCCCCAGGTTCGCCTTGAGGCAGGCTGCGGCCTTCGTCATCCTTGATTGCGACGTCGATGCTCGGCAACGGTAGGCCGATCGTCCCGGAGAACTCCTGGCTCATCACGGGGTTGTTGGTGCCGATCGCGCAGGTTTCGCTCATGCCCCAGCCTTCCACCATCGGGCAGCCGGTCGCCTTCTGCCACGCGCGCGCCGTCCCTTCGGAAGCCGCCATCCCGCCCGCCTGTGTCACGCACAGCTGCGAGAAATCGACGGCCTTGAACTGCGGGTGTTGCAGCAGCGCATTGAAAAGCGTGTTCACCGCCGGCAACAGGTGGAAGGGCCGTCGCTTCAACGTCTCGACAAACCTCGGGATGTCACGCGGATTGGGAATCAGCGTCAAGTGAGCGCCCCAGCGGATCGCAAGCAGGCAGAGCGTCAGCGCGAAGATGTGGTACAGCGGCAGCGCCGCGATGCAGTTGCTGCGGCTCACATCGCCGACCTTCCCCAGCGCCGGCGTGAACCAGGCTTCCGCCTGCAGGATCGCCGCCACCACATTTCCATGCGTCAGCACCGCGCCCTTCGACAATCCCGTCGTGCCGCCGGTGTACTGCAGGAAAGCAACCGAATCCAGGCTCTGGGCCGTGGCCCGCAGCTGCATCGAATGGCCCTGCGCCACCGCCCGGCCGAACGGCGTGACCTTGCGCCCTCCCACCAAGGGCAGCTTGTACGTCGGGACCATCTTGGCCAGGTGGCGCACGGCAAAAGTGATCCAGCGCCCGTACCACGCGCCGAGCAGGTCGCCCATCGACGTCAGCACGACATGCTGCACGCGCGTGCGATTGACCACTTCGGCCAGCGTGTGCGCGAAGTTTTCGAGGATGACGATCACCGCGGCGCCCGAGTCCTTCAGCTGGTGCTCCAGCTCGCGAGCCGTGTACAGCGGGTTGACGTTGACGCAGGTGTAGCCTGCCCGAAGGATTGCCGCCATGGTGACCGCGAACTGCGGAATGTTCGGCAGCATCAGGGCGACGCGGGCTCCGGGTTCCAATCCCTGCGCCTGCAACCAGGCGCCAAGAGCGGCGGAGAGTTCGTCGACTTGCCCGTACGTCATCCACTGCTCCATGCAGACGGAAAACGGCCGCGAAGCGTTCTTGCGGAAGGACTCTTCCAGCAACTGCGTCAGCGAACGGTACTGCCTGGGATCGATGTCGTGAGGCACCCCCTGGGGGTAGCTGCGCAGCCAGAATCTGTCCATCCGTGGTCTCCTTGCGCGCGATTGTCATCAGCGGCCGCGCCGCAGCTAGGGGGCTTGTCCTAGGATGCGCGCCAGCTCGGTCTCAGAAGCGACAAGATCCTCTCCATAGAGCAGCGAGAAGAGCCGCCGCTCCCGTTCCTGCACCGTCTGCAGGAAGTGCTCGACCGCACCGCGCCGCCGCGACATGCCCGAGAAAGTGTCGAAGCCGTCCTCCAGGAATCCCTGCAGGTCCGCCAGCCCCGCTGCGGATGCCGGACCGCGCATGACGCGCAGCATCGTGCGAAGGCCGGGCGTGCGGGTCAGCCGCGCCAGCTCGTGGCCCAGCGCGATCACGCACTGCAGCTGCTGCTCCCGCTCCTCGCGCCGCCCAAGCTCGCGCCAGGCCAGCGCATATCGCCGCGCCACGTCGTGAGCGCCGACTTCCATTCGCCACAAGCGCGCCATCTGCACGTCCAGGTCTTCCGTCAGGGCATGCAGCTGCGCCAGCGCGGCCGCGGTGCCGGCCACGTGCGAAGGGAACAGCCTCTCGATGGCCCCCGCGATGCGCGCGAACTGCTCGTCGCGCCGGGCGTAGTCCTTGTCGCCGTACAGCTCGTTCAGGAAGAACCGCGCCGCCGTCGCATAGGTACCGCCGGCGAGCAGGTCGGCGTAAGTGCCGGAGAACCGGCGGGATTGCAGCCGCTTGACCTCGAGCAGCGCCGCTCGCAATTCCGCGTCATCGGCGGCGCTTTGCCGCAGCCGGGTGACGGCCGCGACGGCGTCGCGGATGGTGCGGGCGGCTTCCATGCGAAAGCAGTCTACCTACCGGGTCAGCGCGCATTGCAGGAATTACGGGGTCGACGACCTGCCTCCCGTCAGGTCGAGAACCTGCGCCTTTGGGGCCCGCGAGGCCATACTCGCCTGATGTCCCCCGCTTCCAGACTCGCCCGCCTGCAGCGGTGGGTGCCCACCGGGCTCCTGGCGGCCTCGATCGCCAGCCTGGTCCTGCTGTGGCCGCAGTCGCCACTCCTGGCCTGCGTCATCGCGCTGATGGTCGCCCTCGCACACGCCTGGGTCCTGGGGCTTGAGTTCATCCTGCTGCGCGTCGCGAGCCGAGGCGACCCCACGCCGGCGCCGAGCCCCCGCCAGCTGGCTGCCGCGTGGGGGCGTGAGGTGATCCTTGACATGGTGGTGTTCGGTTGGCGCCAGCCTTTTGACTGGAACCGCGTGCCGGACCAGTTGCAGGCCGCACCCGGCAAGGTCGGGATCGTCTTCATCCACGGCTTTGTCTGCAACCGGGGCTTCTGGACGCCCTGGATGCGGCAGGCGCGCGACCGAGGGCATGCCTTTGCCGCGGTGAACCTGGAGCCGGTGTTCTGCTCGATCGACGAGTACTGCGCCACCATCGACCGCGCGGTCGACGCCGTGACCCGCGCGACGGGGCGCCCGCCCTTGCTCGTGAGTCACAGCATGGGTGGGCTGGCCGCGCGCGCCTGGCTGCGTCATTGCGGCGGGCGGGCACGCGCTGCCCATGTGGTCACCATTGCAACGCCGCACGGCGGCACCTGGCTGGCGCGTTTCAGCCGCCTGCCGCCCGGCCGCGACATGCGGATCGGCTGCGACTGGATCAGCGCCCTGCCCGGAACAGAGCCCGACGCGACCCGCCTGTTCACCTGCTGGTACTCCAACTGCGACAACGTCGTGTTCCCGCCGACCACCGCGACGCTGCCGGGCGCCGACAACCGGCTGTTCGAAGGCGCCGCCCACGTGGACCTGGCGTTCCGGCCGGCTGTGATCGATCACACGTTCGCCCTCGCGGGCCGCCTGTAAGATGGTTCGACGCCGACGCCGAAAAGAAACCGACCCATGGCCCTGATCGTCGTGATGGAGGACGAAGCCTTCACACGGAACCTGCTGACTTCCGTTCTGAAGAAGGATGGGCACGAGGTGCTCTCCGCCGAGGACGGCGCCAAGGGCCTGCTGCTGGTCGAGTCGCGCCGCCCCGACCTGGTCATCAGCGACGTGCAGATGCCGAACCTGAACGGCTTCGACATGGTGGCCTCGCTTCGCCGCCACGCCGACCCCGACGTCGCCCGCACGCCGGTCGTCCTGCTCACCTCGCTGCCCGAGCGCGCTCACATGCGCATCGGCATGACGACAGGCGCCGACGACTACCTCATAAAACCGGTGCGGCCGGGTGAGCTGCTCGAGGCGGTCTCGGCGCAGCTGAACAAGCGGGCCATGCACGCGAACATGCAGAACCTTGCGGTCGACAAGGCTGTGCAGGCTGCGCTGGAGGAACAGCGGCACTACCTGTCCAAGCTGTACGAACAGCGCCTGGCCAACGAGCTCAGCGCCCGCTGGCCCACTGAAAGCGGCGGCGCGGCGGATGAGCGCTTCCCCTGCGCCACGGTGCTGTTCGTCGACGTTCCCAGCTACTCGGGCGTCGCGGAGCGGCTCAGTCCCGCCGAACTTGCCGAGCTCGTGCGGCGGTTCTACGGCAGCGCGAACGACTCGGCCCACCTGTTCGGCGCTCGCCACATCCAGTTCGTGGGCGAGGGCGTGCTGGCCGTCTTCGTCGACGCCACGGACACCCGGACGGTCAACCATGGCCTGCGCGCGCTGCGCGCCGCCATCGGCTTGGCCGAGGCCACGCGCGGCATCCAGCAGTACCTCGCGACCACCTATCCCGACCGGAAGCTGCCGCGGTTCGAGGCCCATGTCGCACTGCACGCGGGCCCGGTGACTCTCACGGTCGTCCAGGACCCGCTGCATTCGCCCGTGCCGCAGACGCTTCCGGTCGGCGAGGCCGTAAGCGCCACGATGCTGCTTCAGCACCAGGGCCGTTCGCTGGGATGGCCGGTCGTGGCCAGCGTGGCCGCGCTGCGACAACTGACGGGAGCGGTCACTGTCGGCCGCCGCTCGCTGGTGAAGCTTCCCGGCCGCAGCGAACCGCTCGACGTCGCCGAAATCACCGGCCTCGCGCACTAGTCGCCGCTCCCGGCTGGTGACGCATTTCACAGGCGGCAGCGGCGCTATTCACCACCGCACGCCTGCCTCGTTTCCTAAGCTTGCGCCACATCAACAAGCAGGGGGAAACAATGCAAGGGACGATCACACCAAGAGCGAGCCGCGGCGCTGCCGGGCACCCGGCCACTGCGCCGCAGCTGGAATTGGTACTGGACGAACTCGCCTACGGAGTCGCGGTCACCACGGGGGCAGGCGAGCTGGTGCACGCCAACCACGCCGCGCGGCAGGAGCTCAATCGCAATCGCGCGCTGTGGCTGCAGAACGGCCGGCTTCGGGTTCAGTCCCCGCAGGACCAGCAGACGCTTCAGGGCGCGCTCGCCAAGGCCGCAGCGGGCCGGCGCAGCCTGATCACGCTGGGTGGCGCCGAGTCGCAGCGCCTCAGCCTGGCGGTGGTGCCGATGCGCCGGCCGCAGGAGGGCGCACCGGCGCACGCTGCGCTGATGTTCTCCCGCCCGTCGGTATGCGGCTCCCTGATGCTCTGTTTCTTCGCGCGCAGCCACTCGCTCACGTCGGCCGAGGAGAACGTGCTTGGCATCCTCTGCCAGGGCTATTCGGCGCCCGAGATCGCGCGCCACCTGCAGGTGGCGGTCTCCACCGTGCGCAGCCACGTCCGGAGCCTGTGCGCCAAGACGCGCTCGAGCGGCGTGCGCGAACTGGTCAATCGCGTGGCGATGCTGCCGCCGGTCGCGCCCGCGCCGCTGCTGCACGAACCGATGCATTGAACAGGCCGCAAGGCCCTTCGGCAGCGCAGCGCCGCTGCTAGAGTGCCTGCGCAGGTTCCGATGACCACGTCCGACGCGGCGCACGACCGTCTTTTCTCCTCGCTCAGTCCCACCGTGCGCGCCTTCGCCTCACGCGGCGTGCCGCGCAGCTATCCCAGGAACACGGTGATCGTGCACGAGGGCGAGATGGGCGACACCACCTTCGTGCTGCTGCAGGGCTGCGTGAAGGTCTACTCGACCGACGTCGATGGCCGCGAGATCACCTACGACATCGTCCATGCCGGCGACTACTTCGCCGAGATGTGGCTCGATGGCGGGCCGCGCTCCGCGTCCGTGATCACCCTCGAGCCCTGCTTGTGCGCCGTGGTCAGCCGCGCCGAGATGATCCAGCACCTGGAGCAGTCACCCGAATTCACGCGCCACCTGCTGGCCCGCATGATCGGGCGCGTTCGCGCGGCGACCGCGAAGGCGCGCCAGCTGGCGCTGAACAACGTCTACGAACGCGTGGTGAGCGTGCTGGAAGGCGGCCACGGACCTGCCGGCTCCGGCGCACCCATCGTGCTTTCCGCGCTCACGCACCAGGCGATCGCGAGCCGCGTCGGCTCCTCGCGGGAGATGGTCAGCCGGATCCTGAAGGAGCTGGAGCGAGGCGGCTACGTCGAACTGGGACTGCGCCGCATCGTCCTCAAGCGCAAGCTGCCGGCCCGCTGGTGACGGGCACCGGCTGCACGCGGTACACCTGCACCGGCTCTCGCACGTGGCGCAGCTGGTGGGTGCCGCTGTCCTCCAGCTGGCGCCGGGCGTTCTCTTCGAGCAGCTCGCGCAGCGCCGCGGTGATGCAGACCTCGCCGGGCTTGGCGATCCCCAGGAGCCGGCTGGTGAGGTTCACGCCCCGGCCGTAGATGTCGTATTCGTCGGCGACGAAGCGCGCCACGTGGGCGGCGATGCGCAAGCGGATCCGGTCCTCCTCGCCGCAGCCCTGGTTGCCCGCATCGCTGATGCGCAGCAGCACGAAGGCGGCCGCGATCGCGTCCTCCGCATTGGCGAACTCCAGCATCAGGCCGTCGCCCGTGCTCTTGTGGATGCGGCCACTGAAAGCCTGCATCGCGTCCCGCGCCTCGCGCACGAAGCGCTGCCAGCGGCGGATGAAACCCGGTTCGTCCCGCTCCATCAGACGCACCGACTCCACGACGTCCAGCACCATGATGATGCGAGTGCGCCGAGTGGAGCGGGACGGGGAATAGGGCGGGGGAGATTGCATTCGAGCGACGGGCGCGGCAGGCGACCGCTCGAATTGTCGAGTTGCACGCCGCGCACGCAAGGCCGCCAGCGTCCTGCGTTGTCAAACCTGACAGGTCGCGCTCGACCGCGCTCAGGTCTGCTGCGTCGCGAGCACGCCGCGGCGCATCTGGTCCAGCTCCATCGTCTCGAACAGCGCCTTGAAGTTGCCTTCGCCGAAGCCCTCGTTGCCCTTGCGCTGGATGAACTCGAAGAAGATGGGCCCGAGCTGGTTCTCGCTGAAGATCTGCAGCAGCAGTTCGCCGGGCTTGCCGTCCACGAGGATGTTGCGCTGCTGCAGTGCGTGGATGTTCTCCGCCAGGTTCGGAATTCTTCGCGGCAGCAGCTCGTAGTAGGTCTCGCTGGTGTTCAGCAGCTTCACGCCGGCCATCTGCAGCGAGTCGACCGTGTCGTACAGGTTGGAGGATCCCAGCGCGATGTGCTGGATGCCCTCGCCGTGGTACTTGTCCAGGTACTCCTGGATCTGGCCCGCCTTCTCGTTGCCTTCCTCGTTGATCGGGATGCGGATCTTTCCGCAGGGACTGGTCATCGCCTTGCTCTTCACGCCGGTGGCCTGGCCCTCGATGTCGAAGTAGCGGATCTCGCGGAAGTTGAACAGGCGCTCGTAGAACTCCGACCACTCCGCCATTCGCCCGCGGTGCACGTTGTGCGTGAGGTGGTCGATGTACGTCAGCCCGAAGCCGCTCGGGTTGAGCGCCTGCTGCGAATCGATCCCCGGCAGCGGTTCGAAGTCCACGTCGTAGAAGCCGATGTTGCCGATGTCGCCTTCCTTCGCGCCGTTCTTGCCGCGCCAGCGGTCCACCAGGTAGATCAGGCTGTCGCCGATGCCCTTGATTGCGGGGATGTTCAACTCGCCCGGCCCGGCCTGGCCCGCATAGCCCCATGCGCCGAGCGAGATCGCGCGCTCGTACGCCGCCTTCGCATCGCGCACGCGGAACGCGATCGCGCAGATGCTCGGGCCATGCAGGCGCGCGAAGCGCTGCGCGAACGAATCGGGCTCCGCGTTCACGATGAAGTTGATGCCGCCCTGCCGGTAGAGCACCACGTCCTTGTGGCGGTGCCGCGCGATCGGCCGGAATCCCATCCGCTCGAACAGCGCGCCCATGGCCTTCGGGTCGGGCGCGGCGTACTCGATGAACTCGAATCCGTCGGTGCCCATCGGGTTGTCCCAGGCGGCGAAAGTGCGCGCAGCCGGTGCGGCGTCCATGCTGTCTCCTTGCGTTTGAACCACCCGGAACTTTAGGCGCACGAACCCTCAGTTTTCCGCCGGAGATCGGCTCAAAACGCTATCCTTTCTCAGGAAAACTGCGTTATGAACGACTCTTCCGCACTCGACAAGCTCGACAAAGCCATCCTGCGCTCGCTGCAGCAGAACGGCCGCGAAACCTACGACGTGATCGGCGAGCAGGTCGGCCTTTCGCCCAGCGCGGTGCTGCGCCGGGTCAAGCGGCTGGAGGACGCCGGCGTGATCGACCGCTACGTCGCCCTGGTGCGCCCCGAGGCGATCGGGCTGGGGCTCACGGCCTACATCAACGTGCGCCTGGAAAAGCACACCGAGACGCACAAGCGCAACCCGATGGACGTGTTCCGCGCCAGCGTGCAGGGCTGGCCCGAGGTGGTCGAGTGCGCGGCGCTCACCGGCGACATGGACTTCCTGCTGCGCGTCGTGGTGCAGGACATGGCGCACTACAGCCGCTTCATCATGGACACGCTGCTCAAGCACCCCAGCGTGCAGGACTGCAAGACGAGCTTCGTGCTCGACAGCGTGAAGGCCACCACTGCGATGCCGGTGTAGCCGGCGCCGTGGTCCGGAGCACACGCCCCGATTAGGTAGAACTACCTTCTCCGGCGCTGCCGGGCTTGGGACGCTGTTGGGAACCCTTAAATTGGGTCCATGGCCTTTGAACAAACCTTGCGGCCATCCTTCGTGGTCATCCCGATCCGCTCGCTCGGTCCCGAGCACCGCGACCGCATCGCGGCCCACCTGCTGGCGTTGCCGCCGGACGACCGCTACCTGCGCTTCGGCTACGCCGCGTCCGATGAGCAGGTGCGGCGCTACGTCGAGCAGCTCGACTTCGAGCGCGACGACATCTTCGGCATCT from the Ramlibacter henchirensis genome contains:
- a CDS encoding helix-turn-helix transcriptional regulator: MQGTITPRASRGAAGHPATAPQLELVLDELAYGVAVTTGAGELVHANHAARQELNRNRALWLQNGRLRVQSPQDQQTLQGALAKAAAGRRSLITLGGAESQRLSLAVVPMRRPQEGAPAHAALMFSRPSVCGSLMLCFFARSHSLTSAEENVLGILCQGYSAPEIARHLQVAVSTVRSHVRSLCAKTRSSGVRELVNRVAMLPPVAPAPLLHEPMH
- a CDS encoding AMP-binding protein produces the protein MDRFWLRSYPQGVPHDIDPRQYRSLTQLLEESFRKNASRPFSVCMEQWMTYGQVDELSAALGAWLQAQGLEPGARVALMLPNIPQFAVTMAAILRAGYTCVNVNPLYTARELEHQLKDSGAAVIVILENFAHTLAEVVNRTRVQHVVLTSMGDLLGAWYGRWITFAVRHLAKMVPTYKLPLVGGRKVTPFGRAVAQGHSMQLRATAQSLDSVAFLQYTGGTTGLSKGAVLTHGNVVAAILQAEAWFTPALGKVGDVSRSNCIAALPLYHIFALTLCLLAIRWGAHLTLIPNPRDIPRFVETLKRRPFHLLPAVNTLFNALLQHPQFKAVDFSQLCVTQAGGMAASEGTARAWQKATGCPMVEGWGMSETCAIGTNNPVMSQEFSGTIGLPLPSIDVAIKDDEGRSLPQGEPGEICIKGPNVMRGYYQQPEETEKAFTADGFMRTGDIGLMDDRGYTRIIDRKKDMILVSGFNVFPNELENVISMCPGVVECAVIGVADEKQGEAIKVFVVKNDPILTEEDVAKYCRQNLTGYKVPKYIEFRDDLPKTNVGKILRRELRNAK
- a CDS encoding FFLEELY motif protein; this encodes MEAARTIRDAVAAVTRLRQSAADDAELRAALLEVKRLQSRRFSGTYADLLAGGTYATAARFFLNELYGDKDYARRDEQFARIAGAIERLFPSHVAGTAAALAQLHALTEDLDVQMARLWRMEVGAHDVARRYALAWRELGRREEREQQLQCVIALGHELARLTRTPGLRTMLRVMRGPASAAGLADLQGFLEDGFDTFSGMSRRRGAVEHFLQTVQERERRLFSLLYGEDLVASETELARILGQAP
- a CDS encoding response regulator — translated: MALIVVMEDEAFTRNLLTSVLKKDGHEVLSAEDGAKGLLLVESRRPDLVISDVQMPNLNGFDMVASLRRHADPDVARTPVVLLTSLPERAHMRIGMTTGADDYLIKPVRPGELLEAVSAQLNKRAMHANMQNLAVDKAVQAALEEQRHYLSKLYEQRLANELSARWPTESGGAADERFPCATVLFVDVPSYSGVAERLSPAELAELVRRFYGSANDSAHLFGARHIQFVGEGVLAVFVDATDTRTVNHGLRALRAAIGLAEATRGIQQYLATTYPDRKLPRFEAHVALHAGPVTLTVVQDPLHSPVPQTLPVGEAVSATMLLQHQGRSLGWPVVASVAALRQLTGAVTVGRRSLVKLPGRSEPLDVAEITGLAH
- a CDS encoding Crp/Fnr family transcriptional regulator yields the protein MTTSDAAHDRLFSSLSPTVRAFASRGVPRSYPRNTVIVHEGEMGDTTFVLLQGCVKVYSTDVDGREITYDIVHAGDYFAEMWLDGGPRSASVITLEPCLCAVVSRAEMIQHLEQSPEFTRHLLARMIGRVRAATAKARQLALNNVYERVVSVLEGGHGPAGSGAPIVLSALTHQAIASRVGSSREMVSRILKELERGGYVELGLRRIVLKRKLPARW
- a CDS encoding esterase/lipase family protein is translated as MSPASRLARLQRWVPTGLLAASIASLVLLWPQSPLLACVIALMVALAHAWVLGLEFILLRVASRGDPTPAPSPRQLAAAWGREVILDMVVFGWRQPFDWNRVPDQLQAAPGKVGIVFIHGFVCNRGFWTPWMRQARDRGHAFAAVNLEPVFCSIDEYCATIDRAVDAVTRATGRPPLLVSHSMGGLAARAWLRHCGGRARAAHVVTIATPHGGTWLARFSRLPPGRDMRIGCDWISALPGTEPDATRLFTCWYSNCDNVVFPPTTATLPGADNRLFEGAAHVDLAFRPAVIDHTFALAGRL